The stretch of DNA TTAGCTCTATTATTTTACCTGTAGGAATTTCATTTTATACTTTTCAAAGTCTTAGTTATGTAATTGATATTTCCAAAGGAAAGTTGAAACCCGTTGACAACATTATTGATTATGGTTTTTTTGTTACTTTTTTCCCACAGCTTGTTGCAGGACCAATCGTTAGAGCTACTCATTTTATACCCCAGATTTATCAAAAATTTAAATTAACAAAGGATGATTTTGGTCATGCAATATTTTTAATAATGAATGGACTTATCAAAAAGATGATAATTTCCGATTATATTTCTATAAATTTTGTTGACCGTGTTTTTGACAGTCCTCTTTCTTATTCCGGTTTCGAAAATTTGATGGCAACTTTTGGCTATGGAATTCAAATTTATTGTGATTTTTCGGGATATACGGATATTGCAATTGGAGTGGCACTTTTATTAGGTTTCCGAATACCGATAAACTTTAATTCACCTTATAAAGCAAAAAACATTTCTGACTTTTGGAAACGCTGGCATATTTCTTTAACAAGCTGGTTTCGCGATTACCTTTTCTTTCCTTTAGCACTTAGATTTTCGAAAAAACTTAAGAAACAAAAATACGCTTTTATAAAAGCTGATTACATAATTTATTTTTATGCAGCACTTTTTACCTTTATAATTACAGGTTTGTGGCATGGTGCTGCTTGGCGTTTTGTTGTTTGGGGAGCTATTCATGGAATTTGGATAGTGTCTCATAGATTTTGGATTACTCATATTAGAAAAAAGAGAAGAAAAAGTAAGATTAATAATTTTTTCTCGGTAGCTATCACTTTTATTTTATTGAATTTTACATGGATATTTTTTAGAGCCACCGACCAACAGCACATTTCTGATATGTTCTATCAAATATTCATGCATTTTAGCTGGGAAGTAATACCTGAGATGATAATTTCATACAAAGTGGTTTTTGTATTAATTATTGGTGGATACATAATTCATTGGCTACCCAAAAATTTCAAAATTATTTATGAAAATTGCTTCAAAGCAACTCCTGTTTGGGCAAAAGCAG from Bacteroidota bacterium encodes:
- a CDS encoding MBOAT family O-acyltransferase — encoded protein: MEILKDIFLYNQDSPLLFTQLLFWVFFAVVLIVFSLIYKKKLIRTAFLFISSLFFYWKTGGYFFVLLLITTFVDFYVGKFIFLAKTKQKKKILLLISLVFNLSILAYFKYSYFIIGSINSVFHTDIQVVNLFAQWTNSLTNTHFDVSSIILPVGISFYTFQSLSYVIDISKGKLKPVDNIIDYGFFVTFFPQLVAGPIVRATHFIPQIYQKFKLTKDDFGHAIFLIMNGLIKKMIISDYISINFVDRVFDSPLSYSGFENLMATFGYGIQIYCDFSGYTDIAIGVALLLGFRIPINFNSPYKAKNISDFWKRWHISLTSWFRDYLFFPLALRFSKKLKKQKYAFIKADYIIYFYAALFTFIITGLWHGAAWRFVVWGAIHGIWIVSHRFWITHIRKKRRKSKINNFFSVAITFILLNFTWIFFRATDQQHISDMFYQIFMHFSWEVIPEMIISYKVVFVLIIGGYIIHWLPKNFKIIYENCFKATPVWAKAVIVAIVVITCYQAISSDVQPFIYFQF